In a genomic window of Candidatus Gorgyraea atricola:
- the neuC gene encoding UDP-N-acetylglucosamine 2-epimerase yields the protein MKRNICVVTGSRAEYGLLRPLLEKIKNTNGLKLSLIVTGMHLSSDFGLTYKEIERDGFCIDEKVNISIVSDTPLGVSRSMGLAMRGISRAYERIKPDIVVMLGDRFEIFSAASAALIARIPVAHIHGGEITEGAFDDAMRHSITKMSHLHFTSTEEYRKRVIQLGEQPNRVFNVGAIGLDNINKIKLLSKATLEKKLNLKFNKHNLLVTFHPVTLENNTSKIQFNNLLKALDRLKDTYIIFTKSNADTYGRIINKMIDEYVSRKSDKAISFTSMGQLKYLSTMQFVDAVVGNSSSGIIEAPSFKIGTINIGDRQKGRIRAKSIIDCAPIQKDINRAFGKLYSKKFQDSLRSVKNLHGNSGSAKKITEILKSYNLKDIIKKHFFDVNFEF from the coding sequence ATGAAAAGAAATATTTGTGTAGTGACGGGCTCTAGAGCAGAATATGGGCTTTTGAGACCGTTGTTAGAAAAAATAAAAAATACCAACGGATTAAAGTTGAGTCTTATTGTTACTGGAATGCACTTGTCTTCTGACTTTGGATTAACTTACAAAGAAATAGAAAGAGATGGATTTTGCATAGATGAAAAAGTCAACATATCTATTGTTTCCGATACGCCTTTAGGGGTTTCAAGGTCAATGGGGCTAGCTATGCGAGGTATTTCAAGAGCTTATGAAAGGATCAAACCAGATATTGTAGTTATGCTTGGAGACAGGTTTGAGATTTTTAGCGCAGCTTCCGCAGCGCTTATAGCAAGAATACCCGTTGCTCATATTCATGGCGGAGAGATTACGGAAGGCGCATTCGATGATGCTATGAGGCATTCTATAACCAAAATGAGTCATTTGCATTTTACTTCAACTGAGGAATACAGAAAAAGAGTTATTCAATTGGGAGAACAGCCAAATAGGGTATTTAATGTAGGGGCAATAGGATTGGACAATATTAACAAAATAAAGTTATTGTCAAAAGCGACACTGGAAAAGAAGTTGAACTTAAAATTTAATAAACATAATTTATTAGTTACTTTTCATCCTGTTACCTTAGAGAATAATACTTCAAAGATACAGTTTAATAATTTATTAAAAGCATTAGATAGGTTAAAAGATACTTATATTATTTTTACAAAATCAAATGCCGATACATACGGCAGGATAATCAATAAAATGATTGATGAATATGTATCAAGAAAGTCTGATAAAGCTATTTCATTTACTTCAATGGGTCAATTAAAGTATCTTTCAACAATGCAATTTGTCGATGCTGTGGTAGGAAATTCATCAAGCGGGATCATAGAAGCGCCTAGTTTTAAGATAGGCACTATAAATATAGGAGATAGACAAAAAGGTAGAATCAGGGCAAAAAGCATTATAGATTGTGCTCCAATACAAAAGGATATAAACAGGGCATTTGGTAAATTATATTCTAAAAAATTCCAGGATTCCCTTAGAAGCGTAAAGAATCTTCATGGTAACAGCGGATCCGCGAAAAAAATAACCGAGATATTAAAGAGCTATAACTTAAAAGATATAATTAAAAAACATTTTTTTGATGTAAATTTTGAATTTTAA